The region ACGCTCCGTCAGAGGCCTTTAAAATTCTTATGAGCCATCGCCCCACCGGCTTTACGCATGCCGCACACCTCGGCATCGATTTGACTTTGTCGGGGCATACGCACGGCATGCAAATCGGCCTTAACGGCCGCAGTTTGTTTGAAAACTGGGCGCCGGATAAATTTTTGTGGGGGCATTATGCGCGCGGCGCCTCACAGCTTTATACCTCAAGCGGCGCCGGGCATTGGTTTCCGGTGCGCCTGGGCTGCCCGCCCGAAGCGCCTTTGTTCATCTTGCAACGCAGCGAAGAAGCCGTATGATTCATGCGCGCCGTGCCGTTCATCTCGTGTCAATAAATTTGTAAAAAGACTTCAATCACACACACAAAGCAGATTATGGCAGAACCTCGTTCAAACACAAAAACGTTCGACCGTGAACTCATCGAAGGCCCGATTCTCAAAGCCTTTTGGCGGCTTGCCTGGCCGACAGTTTTACAAAACATGATCGGCGGCTTGCAAGGCATTATCGATCACGTGATGGTGGGCCAGTTCATTGGGTATACTGCCAACGCCGCGATTGGCGTGAGCTGGCAGATATTTCTGGTGGTAATCGTGTTCACCAGCTCCGTTTTCAGCGGCATGGGTGTTTTGGTCGCGCGTTTTGCAGGCGCGGGACAGCCCGATAAAGTCAATCGCGTGGTTTATCAAGCCTTTTTGACGGCGGTGGTCATTTCCTGTTTGATACTGGCGCCCCTGGGCTACATTTTTGCGCCGCAATTGTTGAATCTCGTGCATGCGCAGCCGGCCGTCAAAGCCGAAGCCCTGCCTTACTTGCGCTTGATGTTCGTGTTCAGCCTCGGCAAGATGCTCTTCTTCATGCTCGGCGGCGCCATGCGCGCGGCGGGTGACGCCAAAACGCCGCTGCGCCTTGGCATCGTTATGACCGTGCTCAACCTGATTCTTAATATGATACTCATCCCGGTATTCGGCACGGCCGGCGCCGCCATAGGCACAGTGTTCGCCGCCGGCATTGCTGCTGCGCTGGGCGTTTATTTGCTCTTTTCGCAACGACTCGTGGTGCAATTCTCGCGCAAGATGAATTGGCGGCCGGATTGGAGCATCATCACCTCGCTCTTTCGCTTCGGTTTGCCGACCGGCTTTCAGGGCGTTGCCATGAATCTTGCGGGGGTGATGATGCTGCGTTTCATCGGCTCGTTGCCGGAAAGCGCAGAAGCGCAGGCGGCTTATGCCGTGGGGTACACAGAATTGTTCTCGTTGATTACCTGGACGTCGGTGGGATTGATGGGCGCGACCGCGGCGCTTACCGGACAAAATCTCGGCGCGGGAAAAATTGAGCGTGCACGCTTAGCGGCGCACACCGCGTCTCGTCTCGGTCTCACGCTTGCCGCTGTGATCGGCGCGTTGTTTATATTCATTCCCCAACAATTGCTGGCGCTTTTTGGGATGACGGACCCGATCGTCGTCGATCTTGGCGTGCAACTGCTGCACTATTTGAGTATTTCGGGATTGTTCATCACGGTAGCGCTGTCTTATACCGGAGGATTGCAAGGTACGGGCGACACCCGCAGCCCGCTGTACATCACATTGATTTCAC is a window of Cytophagia bacterium CHB2 DNA encoding:
- a CDS encoding MATE family efflux transporter, with protein sequence MAEPRSNTKTFDRELIEGPILKAFWRLAWPTVLQNMIGGLQGIIDHVMVGQFIGYTANAAIGVSWQIFLVVIVFTSSVFSGMGVLVARFAGAGQPDKVNRVVYQAFLTAVVISCLILAPLGYIFAPQLLNLVHAQPAVKAEALPYLRLMFVFSLGKMLFFMLGGAMRAAGDAKTPLRLGIVMTVLNLILNMILIPVFGTAGAAIGTVFAAGIAAALGVYLLFSQRLVVQFSRKMNWRPDWSIITSLFRFGLPTGFQGVAMNLAGVMMLRFIGSLPESAEAQAAYAVGYTELFSLITWTSVGLMGATAALTGQNLGAGKIERARLAAHTASRLGLTLAAVIGALFIFIPQQLLALFGMTDPIVVDLGVQLLHYLSISGLFITVALSYTGGLQGTGDTRSPLYITLISQIAIPLGFCGFLQMTRNLQAHDIWLAIVMGHALRAVLSFLRFQQGKWSNIKVEIEPARA